In the Arachis ipaensis cultivar K30076 chromosome B04, Araip1.1, whole genome shotgun sequence genome, atgcattgcaaggagctaagtttggtgttgcacaccaaaataatttaagggagaatgaaggattctaagtttggtgttccaccaaaatctcatttaaaagcatactctcacctcctgcataatgctagctccaagcaatcagacaaattattcaactatttaattgcttttagttttggttccataacctttagcaaggccaaaaGAAGTCATAAGTAGACAACATGTTGCATTAGAGAcagtggcaaggaactaagtttggtgttcccacaccaacttaATCCAAAAGCcgcatttaattcatgcataataaccagtcacctaagggcttgagaagcaagcaacttttgagaattatgcagggaactaaccaccaaTTGAAGACATAATGCACCATGACTCAAAAGGGGAtcaacaaaaaaaagaagaacaaaagaactgcaaaccactaggttgtatctatacttaacttcaGCTGTTGAGAGATGCCATGATTTGtatcttgctaaagtgttcatctagaaCAAGTAGAatcaattttcttaaaataagtaagctagtctaagtgtgtgcttgtgtgtttactttcacttgacaagaagcatgttttgtcccctgcatctttaagttcaataaaagaaatgtttgaatgtgaagcaagatagtctctgttagatagaagtagaataaaagtaaatggtggtatgtgtgtagttgtataatagctcacttttagtgaataaagagctaggatatctcattctaagtaaagagtggcctactgtctatgaatctcaattaaataaaaaaattccttggttagaaagaaaaacaaaaagaaagaaagaaaagagatagccaaaaagtagcagaacaaaaggaaacaaaaagaaacaaagctggacaccaatagcttgaactttaaaatatatgcctgtggtgtctttgtactaggatctgcttggattagtaagctcttaggagtgcatcaacactcggtgacttgggttaactaatccgggatcatcagctgaaagtccactatcaagagcaacctaactacaaggcatttagtaacccaaagaggtgctgggcatcaatgttttaagaaggaatgtgagccaagtgtctatggtgaataatgtgtcaagtataaagaaaaggaaatgaacttgctacacatgacactcaaataaagcttataaacaaagtaatagccaaggataaaggaataatgagaagtcatagcagtatgttacttgaagcttgaaggagactttctaggcataggagtcaataagaagtgagtagattttcatgtttcctttgatttaatcaaccatgtatgaattcatgctatttcatgaggttttatactataattgtcacatattatgaaagaatgaatatctcatgatttcaagcatagctttgatgtgtttggttgattaatgataggtgaagaaagctaggagtaaagagaagacaatggaataagtgaaattgaaccaggaagcaaaaagctggacctaaagttagcatcaaacttttgcacaaacttttggtggaaaagtttgagccaacgttagacccctaactttgaggctaacgttggcatgaagaaaacacccctgggcaccaaaagtttgcgccaacgttagacccctaactttaaggctaacgttggcatgaagaaaacctccctgggcaccaaaagtttgcgccaacgttagccccctaacttggtggctaacgttggcacatgaaaatcacaaggggaggagcaagtttgcgccaacgttagagatgacaagaggacaaagttggcgccataaatgtgcataagggaggccaacgttggagcaaaagttagacccctaactttggcaccaagTTCATATCAGCAAAGTGgtgttagctgatatgaaaagttggagcaaaaaccaaaagttagacttttgctccaacttttggtccaacttttgcaaaactcaaacccggttcaattggttcactttggttcttctccaaactccaaactTCATCAACCAAGGCcactttcaacccaattccactaagagcaaaggcccaactcaaggcttgaagatcattggaagaaagtgcataaataggatagaattcaagttcttcggggagctttcttttggaattttcataatagttttcggagagcttttgatattgagtgatctttaatttctttgtcttggggaaggagaatacacttctcttcctctcagttttattactttcaatttcaattacaattgtcttggattcttgggttggagaattgaagaaattctgtttcaatctcaaccttggatctgactgctttatttactgcttgattgaatttcaatttctgttaattgctcttcatccactctctttgaatttcaatttcaatttcttgttggatctaggaaggcattgagatctagNNNNNNNNNNNNNNNNNNNNNNNNNNNNNNNNNNNNNNNNNNNNNNNNNNNNNNNNNNNNNNNNNNNNNNNNNNNNNNNNNNNNNNNNNNNNNNNNNNNNNNNNNNNNNNNNNNNNNNNNNNNNNNNNNNNNNNNNNNNNNNNNNNNNNNNNNNNNNNNNNNNNNNNNNNNNNNNNNNNNNNNNNNNNNNNNNNNNNNNNNNNNNNNNNNNNNNNNNNNNNNNNNNNNNNNNNNNNNNNNNNNNNNNNNNNNNNNNNNNNNNNNNNNNNNNNNNNNNNNNNNNNNNNNNNNNNNNNNNNNNNNNNNNNNNNNNNNNNNNNNNNNNNNNNNNNNNNNNNNNNNNNNNNNNNNNNNNNNNNNNNNNNNNNNNNNNNNNNNNNNNNNNNNNNNNNNNNNNNNNNNNNNNNNNNNNNNNNNNNNNNNNNNNNNNNNNNNNNNNNNNNNNNNNNNNNNNNNNNNNNNNNNNNNNNNNNNNNNNNNNNNNNNNNNNNNNNNNNNNNNNNNNNNNNNNNNNNNNNNNNNNNNNNNNNNNNNNNNNNNNNNNNNNNNNNNNNNNNNNNNNNNNNNNNNNNNNNNNNNNNNNNNNNNNNNNNNNNNNNNNNNNNNNNNNNNNNNNNNNNNNNNNNNNNNNNNNNNNNNNNNNNNNNNNNNNNNNNNNNNNNNNNNNNNNNNNNNNNNNNNNNNNNNNNNNNNNNNNNNNNNNNNNNNNNNNNNNNNNNNNNNNNNNNNNNNNNNNNNNNNNNNNNNNNNNNNNNNNNNNNNNNNNNNNNNNNNNNNNNNNNNNNNNNNNNNNNNNNNNNNNNNNNNNNNNNNNNNNNNNNNNNNNNNNNNNNNNNNNNNNNNNNNNNNNNNNNNNNNNNNNNNNNNNNNNNNNNNNNNNNNNNNNNNNNNNNNNNNNNNNNNNNNNNNNNNNNNNNNNNNNNNNNNNNNNNNNNNNNNNNNNNNNNNNNNNNNNNNNNNNNNNNNNNNNNNNNNNNNNNNNNNNNNNNNNNNNNNNNNNNNNNNNNNNNNNNNNNNNNNNNNNNNNNNNNNNNNNNNNNNNNNNNNNNNNNNNNNNNNNNNNNNNNNNNNNNNNNNNNNNNNNNNNNNNNNNNNNNNNNNNNNNNNNNNNNNNNNNNNNNNNNNNNNNNNNNNNNNNNNNNNNNNNNNNNNNNNNNNNNNNNNNNNNNNNNNNNNNNNNNNNNNNNNNNNNNNNNNNNNNNNNNNNNNNNNNNNNNNNNNNNNNNNNNNNNNNNNNNNNNNNNNNNNNNNNNNNNNNNNNNNNNNNNNNNNNNNNNNNNNNNNNNNNNNNNNNNNNNNNNNNNNNNNNNNNNNNNNNNNNNNNNNNNNNNNNNNNNNNNNNNNNNNNNNNNNNNNNNAATCTCCACCTTCGATTGTAAAAAAAATATCGATACCCCTATATACAACCaaggatacaaaaaaaaaatcttctatTAATCTTTCTCACACTACAAGATTTTATAACCCCCATCGAATGGTTTGTGGAGGTTCTTAAATTTGTGGagatttttaaaaacctccacaatctattAGGGGGAGGGTGTTGTGTATGTTTAGGTGATATTGAACTTTTATGGCAGTTATTGCTCAATGTTTGTGGCGGTTTGAAACCCCCACAAAAAGACtttcattttaaaaataatagCTATTCTGTGGAAGTTTCAAACCtatcaatataatttttaaaaattaatctacATTATTATTACACTACTAatcatttattattaaaaaaaatatttaagcaagacattaaaaatataaaaaaaattaaaataaaagaaatactttaaaacaaaatatagtacACTACCATCATTTTtcaatcacattaattacaactacaaaatattaaaaataacatgATAAAATACAGACTTATGTCCAAACTCTTGAACAATGAACATAACTATAGAATATAACTATAGAAGAGATTATAACTATAGAATATTACTCCATAAAGCTGCATGAGATGACATAACCATCAATAGACAAAAGAACATATCTTCAACCGCAAATAAAGTTAAGAAACTAGAAACACACTATACAAATACCACATGAGAGTCAAATTCCAGAGATAAAAGTCAAAATACTGCCTAAGTTTTTATTTCAGGGGTGTATAGTTCTTAAAATATAACTAATTACCAAAAGATACGCAGACAAATCGTTAGTTATTCAAGAAAGCTAAACACTACCGTGTTATTTGCTTGCAGTAGAGACTGTCGCTGTACATGCAAATCTTAAAGAATAGAAACCCCAAGATCTTCTATCTCAAACATTGTTCTTCTACTGTCCTCAATacatttctttaattttgattgaAAGAACTCTTGATGATTCTAAATTTCAAATATAGAAGTAATCAATTCATCATGACCTCTTATACTCCATACTCCAAGACTACCTATTCTAGTATAAAGTTTCTATATTCTGATTAGTTTTTTCTTAAGATGTTTCATCCTATTATATATGTGTATTCCTCCCCTGGCAGAAAATGACTTGCATTTCATaagatagaatatatatatatatagccgaCACAAAGCACTTACAGGCCTGATCGCCAAGAAGTCCCTTTCAATTTGAGACTTTTGGTTAATTGTTTCCCAATAAACCGAGCTTTGATGAATCATCTCCAGCTCACTTTCATTCTAAAAAGTCTAAGATCAAAAGAAATACCATAGTTAATAATATAGTTTATAATAGCACAAGGTAATGAAAtgtgtaaaagaaaaataaatcataGTCATACACCATGTAACAAGAACAATTTTTACCATGTTAAAAAGATAAAGATCATTACTCAAAAactaaaatgaaaagaaaacctGCCGTGTTATGCAGCTCCTCTTGCCATGGTAGACGGCAGATATAAGGATTCCACTGAGAGTCCTGCATACAGAGAGAGATATTTCAGACATACAAGCAAGCTTCTAGATTTTACCAAGAGCAAAACTCAAAAGTTTGCAAAAGTTCAACAATTCCCAAATTTCAGATGAAACCTTTTACAGGAACATGATAACAATGGTACCTGACCCAATTTCCCCTCAATTAGAAGAAGAACAGCAAGTTTTGCAACATTCGCAACTTCCTCACTGATCAGAGATTTGATCTTAGCAGGGATATTATCTGCTGTTATTTGCTACAAAACCAATTACAAATACTATGTTATCAAGAGTGACTTGTCATTGTGACATATAAAAAGCAAGCCATAACATATAGTTCGAGGAAAGATTAAGAGTGGATGCCTACCACTCTATAAGAAACCTTCAAAATACAATCTCCGGCTTTTATCGCCTTAGAAGCAAACAGAGACCTAGATGCAAGACACGAATTAATAGTTACTAAACCACCATTAATTAATatgataatatataatataaacagaGAGATGTTCCATCTTCATTATATCATTTTGTGTTATAACTTATGTGGAATATTAACCCATAAACTACGCCTAAATTCACAACCATCCTTACTATTCGATTTCACGAATGATGACAAAGGAAACAATAAGCATGCAGTTAAGAGCTAGAACCTGGTAGGTTTTCATTTCTTACATTACAACATCAATCTTTTTCCAACTAAAGTGGGAGGAAAGTATGAAGCCTTCTTTTTCCAACATATAGAACAATCAAAACCATTGCTACTACTAGCAGTCTAATATGAACAAAGAATTTAATGTTACGGTGTCATGAAAAGTCAATTGTACTCACTCTGACAAACAAGTATCAATTTGTGAACTGAGCCTATTCAAATATTCAGTAGGGCTACGTTTCATATCCTCTTCCAGTTGATGCAATTCCTGATTTGAAAGAAACTTCCCTAGCATTAGTAATTAGGAATGCACAAATAATATTGCTAGCTAGCTTATAATCATTCGCCTTAAATATCTCATACTAGCAATTAGAATTAATCAGGTTCATATATAGATCAAGGATACAGGCAATAATTAACTTCATTATGATGAAATTTTAAACAGCAGTAGCAGTTATATATATCTTTATGTTGGTAGATTGAATAAAATCAATCAATTAATTCAGTCAAATATGAGTCCCCTTTTTTTCAAGTGCTCTTAATACCTCCTTTGCAGCTTTATACTTCTCCCGGGCAATTTCTTCACATCGGACAGTAGCAAGCATAACCTACAAGTTGATCAAGCGATAAAGCTTTAACAGAGATTAGTCCTTGAGAAGAGTTGGACCAACAGCTCGCATAGCAGTTAAAAAACAATTCAAATAAAGCAAGCAGGGGATTTCAATTATCTTCAATTTAAACGTGTTGTAATGACTCTTTAATTTCTGGGAAGAGAGTCCCTATTTTAATGCTGCCAGTTTTTCATCTCGACATGGCATCCCCCCTCTCTTCCTTTCCCTTTTCCCTAGAAAATAAGATTTATTGACCGTTTATGATAAATTTATATATCTTATATTTCCTAATAAAATATTGGCTATCAAACAGGTGGAAGCAAGTAAAAATCTGACATGAAATGAGCACCTACTGCAGTTTTTAAAGTGATTCGTAAGTTGGTGTTCTTGTACCCAGCAGTGAATCTACCTCTGCTTGAGCCTTTCTCATTTTGTCCAGGTTCTGTAGTGAGTTCAATAATCAGTAAGATGGTATTGGCCAAAGAGAAAAATCTGAAGAGAAGCTACGATAACCAAAGATCCAGAATTGTCTTTCACTACTAGGCAATTATATCAACTTTGAGATTAACATGCTTGAGATAAAAGGAAAGTTACCCAAGTAAGAACTGCAGCTGTTGTCTCATGACCAGCAATAAGCATTGTTATTAAATCATCCCTCAACTGTCAAAGTGGAGAGAGAAGTAAGAAGTAAACAAAGCATACTATTAACCATGTAACTTTACTCTCAACtgtataatattatatatattgataATTGTTAATATATGCTCTTAATTAGTCAAAAAAGCTGGTTGCTGTGTACCTTTATATATAACATCATCTCACCTAACCTCCCCTTTTACCTTAAGCCAGGGATTCCTACAAATTTTCTGTCTTTGCAACTTTCCTTAATTAATGGTCAGTAacttgcttgcttttttttttcatgaattgcATTGCAGCATTAATGGCACACTAACTAAGAATCTAGATATATACTCAAAATGGTGCCATAAATGTTCGGTACAGGGTACTCTTCTTTTTTTGCTGATGATTCAACACTACTGCTTCACATAGCTGCAACAATCACATACACATTTTGTAACCTCAATTTGGTAAAACACTTTTTTTTAGAAAGTCATACACAACTATATTATTACTAAAACAAAAAAGAGATAGTTGTATCATCACACTATCACCATTAAAGcaaaacataaacaaacaaaatcactaGTAACAAAAATGTGTGTATTTATTATGTATATAAATGATGATGCATGCCTTTTGTTGCTGTCTCTTGAGTCTTGCATTCTCTTCCAGCAAATGATCCACTTTAAACTGTAATTCCCTTGTATATGCCTGAAATAATACACagcaaaaccaaaaaaaaatgaagacttgaagcaaaaaacaaaagaaaaaattgtacCTCATGAAAGCTTTGTGAAGTTACTCATCTGCAACAGAacaaaaacaatcaaagatgataTGACTACAACTTCCATcaaagcttttttattttttatacaatGATATATTAAAGATCCTAGTTCAGTTCATGGAAACCTTTACAAAGTAGGAACAAATCCTCACCTCAATGACTGGGAACGACATGAGAATTAGTTCCACAAGATTTGATAGCTTCGATCGCACTATCGCAGCTTCAATCGAAGCTTCCAAAGTCTTTCGCTCGCTCGCCTTACAGATCTACTCAGCTAGCGCCACCGGGTCCGCGCCCAAACCGCTCTCTGAGTGCTTCAAGCTGCTGGAGCAAAAGCAGAATCAGCGGCAGCAACCGCCGTGAAAGACGACGCAGAAGCGGAAGATCTAAAGTATTACTATTCCGAGAGGCGAGAGCTACACGAATTGAGAAGCTCCACGATTACCTCGTCCTCATAACTCCACCGGCGACGCTTTGATGGAGGAGACATGGCGGCAACGGCGGCGAGGAGATGAATGGCAGTGGCTAGAATCGATATTTTAGGGTCCAGACTttcgttctctctctctcttagaacTCTTCTGATTTTTCTgagtatatacccattttggtcctcaaagaatttcaGACTAGACACTTTagtccccaactaaaattaattattcgattggtccctaacaattaattcGGTCAGTCACTTAAGTCCTTTATTCCATTAATTCTAACGGatgacaaaatagtccctgacaactctaacaggggacaaaatggtccctgatctCCTTTATTCGGAAACAACACTATTATCTCccaatttccatcatatctcgcataacactaACAGTCTAGCATTGTAACTTCAAACTACACAATGCACACTCTATAAATTTAATGTTCGCAAGAAAAAAAATCCTCCACGGGTTGAGTTGCTGATGTGGTTTGTAATTTTAGAAAATTGAATACTAGAGATAGATTATGTAAGTTTAAGATTGTACCAGAAGCAGAATCTTTTTGTGTCTTATGTAAGGATAGATTGAAGATGGTACAtcacttattttttttatgtgatCGTATATGAAAGTTATGGGGATCAATCTTGGTGGATTGGAGTGTGATTTGGTTTTGGCCAGGATCAATCTTTTGCTCCCTGTTTGCTGTTTTATGctagtttttatgttttctttgtaGTTATTGCTCTGTTTTTGTTACTATTTTTTGGAACTACGCCCACTTTTTTTGGAATTGGGTGGAGATgtaattatctaaaaaaaaagaaaaaaaattctcaacttgttctcaaccaattcatactcagaaaACTAATGCCTATGTCTCTCAACTAGTTGTCGTCTTCGATGGATCCCATGAATCCAGATAG is a window encoding:
- the LOC107639769 gene encoding uncharacterized protein LOC107639769 isoform X2: MLATVRCEEIAREKYKAAKEFLSNQELHQLEEDMKRSPTEYLNRLSSQIDTCLSESLFASKAIKAGDCILKVSYRVQITADNIPAKIKSLISEEVANVAKLAVLLLIEGKLGQDSQWNPYICRLPWQEELHNTADFLE
- the LOC107639769 gene encoding uncharacterized protein LOC107639769 isoform X3, with the protein product MLATVRCEEIAREKYKAAKEFLSNQELHQLEEDMKRSPTEYLNRLSSQIDTCLSESLFASKAIKAGDCILKVSYRVQITADNIPAKIKSLISEEVANVAKLAVLLLIEGKLGQDSQWNPYICRLPWQEELHNTTF
- the LOC107639769 gene encoding uncharacterized protein LOC107639769 isoform X1 — its product is MLATVRCEEIAREKYKAAKEFLSNQELHQLEEDMKRSPTEYLNRLSSQIDTCLSESLFASKAIKAGDCILKVSYRVQITADNIPAKIKSLISEEVANVAKLAVLLLIEGKLGQDSQWNPYICRLPWQEELHNTAGFLFILVFE
- the LOC107639769 gene encoding uncharacterized protein LOC107639769 isoform X4 is translated as MLATVRCEEIAREKYKAAKEFLSNQELHQLEEDMKRSPTEYLNRLSSQIDTCLSESLFASKAIKAGDCILKVSYRVQITADNIPAKIKSLISEEVANVAKLAVLLLIEGKLGLSVESLYLPSTMARGAA